In Aythya fuligula isolate bAytFul2 chromosome 25, bAytFul2.pri, whole genome shotgun sequence, a single genomic region encodes these proteins:
- the LAMTOR5 gene encoding ragulator complex protein LAMTOR5, whose translation MEGTLEQHLEDTMKSPAVVGVLCTDSQGLNLGCRGTLSDEHAGVISVLAQQAAKLTSDPTDIPVVCLESDSGNIMIQKHDSITVAVHKLAS comes from the exons ATGGAGGGGACCCTGGAGCAGCACCTGGAGGACAC CATGAAGAGCCCGGCCGTGGTGGGCGTCCTGTGCACCGACTCGCAGGGCCTCAACCTGGGAT GCCGAGGAACACTCTCAGATGAGCACGCCGGCGTCATCTCTGTCCTCgcccagcaggcagccaagCTCACCTCCGACCCAACCGATATACCTGTGGTATGCCTGGAGTCAGACAGCGG GAATATCATGATCCAGAAGCATGACAGCATCACTGTAGCAGTGCACAAACTGGCATCCTGA